A single genomic interval of Halomonas sp. GT harbors:
- the argA gene encoding amino-acid N-acetyltransferase — MDTRFPFVDWFRNASPYINAHRGRTFVILIEGEAMASGRGEQLIQDLALLHTLGVRLVVVFGIRPQVHDALTAAGVEPTRVDGRWVADRAVMAHVEQVAAHQRLWLEARLSLGLPSTPLHGVELSVISGNLVTAKPLGVREGVDFDHSGEVRRVRASAIEGLLEKGSLVLLPPLGFSSTGEVFDLDASEVAQHAAVALKADKLILLGESEGLEDERGALLRQLSPAEAEPRLQQALPGSELARHLNAACTAAREGVARTHLLSWRNHDALLGELFTRDGVGTMITQHRYEQLRPATLNDVAGLLELLEPLERRGMLVARSRERLEHEIDDYMVIERDGMVIGCAALHVFPGTTVGEMACVAVHGNYRGGERGERLVEALERRARQRGLSEIFVLTTHTAHWFVERGFRAASLDDLPPLKREAYNHARKSKVLVKTLLG; from the coding sequence TTGGACACACGCTTCCCTTTTGTTGATTGGTTTCGTAACGCTTCCCCTTACATTAACGCGCACCGGGGACGAACCTTTGTCATCTTAATTGAGGGCGAAGCCATGGCGTCTGGCCGAGGGGAGCAGCTGATTCAGGATTTAGCGCTGCTACATACCCTGGGGGTGCGGCTAGTCGTGGTGTTTGGTATTCGCCCACAAGTGCATGACGCATTAACGGCTGCTGGGGTAGAGCCAACACGGGTGGATGGCCGCTGGGTAGCTGATCGAGCAGTGATGGCCCACGTGGAACAGGTGGCCGCGCACCAGCGCTTATGGCTAGAAGCTCGGCTTTCCTTAGGGCTGCCTAGCACGCCACTACACGGTGTGGAGCTTAGTGTGATTTCCGGCAACTTGGTGACCGCTAAGCCACTCGGTGTGCGCGAAGGCGTAGACTTTGATCACAGTGGTGAAGTGCGTCGGGTGCGCGCGAGTGCCATTGAAGGGTTGTTGGAGAAAGGCTCACTGGTGCTGCTGCCGCCGCTGGGTTTCTCGAGTACAGGTGAAGTGTTTGATTTAGACGCCTCGGAAGTGGCGCAACATGCTGCCGTTGCGCTGAAAGCGGATAAGCTCATTCTATTAGGCGAATCGGAAGGACTTGAAGATGAGCGGGGCGCGCTATTGCGACAGCTTTCCCCGGCAGAGGCCGAACCACGCCTGCAACAGGCGTTACCCGGCAGTGAGCTGGCACGCCACCTAAATGCAGCCTGTACCGCCGCCCGGGAAGGAGTGGCGCGCACTCACCTGCTTTCCTGGCGTAATCACGATGCCCTGTTAGGGGAGTTATTCACACGTGACGGCGTCGGTACCATGATCACTCAGCACCGCTATGAGCAACTGCGGCCCGCTACGTTAAACGACGTTGCTGGCTTGCTAGAGCTGCTGGAGCCGCTTGAGCGACGGGGCATGCTGGTAGCTCGTTCGCGGGAGCGGTTAGAGCACGAAATCGATGACTACATGGTCATCGAGCGTGATGGCATGGTGATTGGCTGTGCCGCGTTGCATGTTTTTCCAGGCACCACCGTAGGGGAGATGGCCTGTGTCGCGGTTCACGGTAATTACCGCGGCGGCGAGCGCGGCGAGCGCTTAGTGGAAGCGCTAGAACGGCGCGCGCGGCAGCGCGGGCTTTCCGAAATATTTGTGTTAACTACGCATACGGCCCACTGGTTTGTCGAACGCGGTTTCCGTGCTGCTAGCCTAGATGACCTACCGCCGTTGAAACGCGAAGCCTACAACCACGCCCGAAAATCTAAGGTGTTAGTCAAGACGCTATTGGGATAG
- a CDS encoding SDR family oxidoreductase, with product MSDQQQPQQHQNKQPGDEHAMRPTPEYIRESYRGADKLLDKVAIITGGDSGIGRAVAVHYAREGADSVIVHLKEPKDADDTKRLVEAEGRRCLVLQGDVAEPSFCGDIVERTLKEFGKLNVVIHNAAEQYDWDDVTDIPDEQLLRTFQTNVFSHFYLTKAALPHLSEGDTIIATSSINAFKGNDTLIDYTATKGAIQGFVRSMAMSLMDRGIRVNAVAPGPIWTPLIPASFDGEKVANFGGQVPMKRAGQPSEIGPAYVYLASEESSYMSGQTLHLNGGVILNT from the coding sequence ATGAGTGATCAACAGCAACCCCAGCAGCATCAGAATAAACAGCCCGGCGATGAGCATGCGATGCGGCCAACGCCGGAGTATATTCGCGAAAGCTACCGCGGTGCCGATAAGCTATTAGATAAAGTTGCTATCATTACTGGTGGCGATAGCGGCATTGGCCGAGCGGTGGCCGTACATTACGCTCGTGAAGGTGCCGATAGCGTTATCGTGCACCTTAAAGAGCCCAAAGATGCCGACGATACCAAGCGTTTAGTAGAGGCAGAGGGACGCCGTTGCTTGGTGCTGCAAGGCGACGTGGCGGAACCCAGCTTTTGTGGCGATATTGTGGAACGTACCCTGAAAGAGTTCGGCAAGCTCAACGTAGTCATTCATAATGCCGCAGAGCAGTATGACTGGGACGATGTCACTGACATTCCTGATGAGCAGCTACTGCGCACGTTTCAAACGAATGTGTTCAGCCATTTTTATCTCACTAAAGCGGCGCTGCCCCACCTGAGCGAAGGCGACACCATTATCGCCACGTCCTCCATTAACGCCTTCAAAGGCAACGACACGCTAATTGACTACACCGCCACGAAAGGCGCCATCCAAGGGTTTGTACGCTCAATGGCTATGTCGTTAATGGATAGAGGCATTCGGGTTAATGCCGTCGCGCCGGGGCCTATCTGGACACCATTAATTCCCGCCAGCTTTGATGGCGAAAAAGTCGCCAACTTTGGCGGGCAAGTCCCCATGAAGCGAGCCGGCCAACCCAGTGAAATTGGCCCAGCGTATGTGTACCTCGCCAGCGAAGAGTCGTCTTACATGAGCGGCCAAACGTTGCACTTAAATGGCGGGGTTATTTTAAATACTTAA